One genomic region from Sphingobacterium sp. UGAL515B_05 encodes:
- a CDS encoding HAD family hydrolase → MNKFNIKGIIFDYGGTLDTNGGHWGAVIWSGYEKYQVPVNLNAFQEAYTYAERQMALQPIIKPQFNFLEVLEAKLNVQFDYLIAAGYDLDRSLAHKIAFDGYSLAKNTVEQVKPLLNSLYAKYPIVMVSNFYGNLKSVLDDFGIFPYFQSVVESAIVGVRKPDPAIYALGVTKIGLPAQEVLVVGDSYSKDMIPAKAVGCQTLWLKGQTWGEDKLQDTSAADQQFTSIFDLIAFV, encoded by the coding sequence ATGAATAAGTTTAATATTAAAGGGATTATTTTTGATTATGGTGGAACCTTAGACACTAACGGGGGCCACTGGGGAGCTGTTATCTGGTCGGGTTATGAAAAATATCAGGTTCCTGTAAATTTGAACGCTTTTCAGGAGGCCTATACCTATGCGGAACGTCAGATGGCTTTACAGCCTATCATTAAACCGCAGTTCAATTTTTTAGAAGTACTTGAAGCAAAGCTCAATGTACAATTTGATTATCTTATTGCTGCAGGGTACGACCTAGATCGGTCACTAGCGCATAAAATAGCCTTTGACGGTTATTCGCTGGCGAAAAATACAGTTGAGCAGGTAAAACCACTGTTAAATTCACTTTATGCAAAATATCCAATTGTCATGGTGTCCAATTTTTATGGTAATTTGAAATCAGTACTTGACGATTTTGGTATCTTTCCTTATTTTCAGTCTGTTGTGGAGTCGGCCATAGTCGGCGTACGCAAACCTGATCCTGCAATTTATGCTTTAGGTGTGACTAAAATAGGTCTTCCTGCGCAAGAGGTATTGGTTGTGGGTGATTCCTATAGTAAAGATATGATACCTGCCAAAGCTGTCGGCTGCCAGACCTTATGGTTGAAAGGACAGACTTGGGGTGAGGATAAATTGCAAGATACATCCGCTGCAGACCAACAATTTACAAGTATCTTTGATTTAATCGCCTTTGTTTAA
- a CDS encoding lysylphosphatidylglycerol synthase transmembrane domain-containing protein, with protein MGSKIYKVLFMLIGIGTLAYMIQAMGIDEIWNNLEKIGWWFLPVLGSWAVLYWMNAMAFKAIIQEPELPQTDVPFWKVLQLTISGYAINYITPFVALGGEPYRIMELKNYVGSSKAGSSVLLYGVMHILSHILFWVASVFLILWFVPASTMVDVACAVIFVMAIICTWLFTKFYKKGITVSLLKALSKLPLVGKKVGHLLETKFETLNDVDQQVKNLFQNRRDRFYKALFWEFVARVVGCFEIYFIGLALDINIDFIDAMIISSGSSLFANLVFFFPMQLGTREGGLAMAVMSIGLPAKVGIFMGVVTRIREIVWIMIGLGWMSLVKKK; from the coding sequence ATGGGTAGTAAGATCTATAAAGTACTCTTTATGCTAATCGGTATAGGTACACTGGCCTATATGATTCAAGCAATGGGAATTGATGAGATTTGGAACAACCTCGAAAAAATTGGCTGGTGGTTTTTGCCCGTCCTCGGTAGCTGGGCAGTACTCTACTGGATGAACGCAATGGCATTTAAGGCAATTATTCAGGAACCCGAATTGCCACAGACGGACGTACCCTTTTGGAAGGTCTTACAGTTGACAATATCGGGGTATGCCATTAATTATATAACGCCCTTTGTTGCGTTAGGTGGTGAGCCTTATCGTATTATGGAGCTTAAAAACTATGTCGGTAGTTCGAAGGCAGGCTCTTCCGTGCTGTTATACGGTGTCATGCACATTTTGTCGCATATTTTATTTTGGGTAGCCTCTGTTTTTCTAATTCTTTGGTTCGTCCCGGCAAGTACAATGGTTGATGTGGCCTGTGCTGTGATTTTTGTGATGGCTATCATTTGTACTTGGCTATTTACGAAGTTTTATAAGAAGGGAATTACGGTTTCACTATTGAAGGCTTTGTCTAAACTACCTTTGGTAGGCAAGAAAGTTGGTCATTTACTGGAGACGAAGTTTGAAACGTTGAATGACGTCGATCAGCAGGTGAAAAACCTCTTTCAAAATCGTCGCGATCGTTTCTATAAAGCCCTCTTTTGGGAATTTGTAGCACGTGTTGTGGGCTGTTTTGAGATTTATTTTATTGGTTTAGCCTTAGATATCAATATTGATTTTATTGATGCCATGATCATTAGCTCGGGATCTTCCTTATTTGCCAATCTTGTTTTTTTCTTTCCAATGCAATTGGGAACGCGGGAAGGTGGGTTAGCAATGGCTGTGATGAGTATAGGATTACCTGCGAAAGTCGGTATTTTTATGGGTGTTGTGACACGAATTAGGGAAATTGTCTGGATTATGATCGGTTTGGGGTGGATGAGTTTAGTAAAAAAGAAATAA
- a CDS encoding CDP-alcohol phosphatidyltransferase family protein, with protein MQKEQVNVIEEDNLSAFEQSLKSNDTEERIDIWFYRPIGYRIAQVCAKIGITPNAVTIISIFFGVAAGILFYYPALWINVIGMLLLVFANSLDSADGQLARMTDNKSRFGRILDGFAGDFWFASIHIAICLRSINEGWPQWLWVFCVLAGVSHMLQSAMADYYRNVHLYFIKGKAGSELDNTRDLRVDYDALSWRKNFFSKFVLNGYMGYTRNQEKLSPKLQKLLHIVKNRYKDELPKQLMVDFRAQNKPLMKYTNIVQFNTRVIFLFVWLFIGQPWIYFFFDMFVLNPILIYMCNRQEKVSGYFVDKLTNDPTYG; from the coding sequence ATGCAGAAAGAACAAGTTAATGTAATCGAAGAAGATAATTTGAGTGCATTCGAACAATCTTTAAAATCTAATGATACAGAAGAGCGAATTGATATTTGGTTTTATCGACCTATAGGTTATCGCATCGCCCAAGTCTGTGCTAAAATCGGTATTACACCCAACGCTGTGACAATTATTAGTATTTTCTTTGGCGTTGCGGCGGGTATTTTATTCTATTATCCTGCATTATGGATTAATGTGATTGGCATGCTTTTATTGGTTTTTGCCAATTCTTTAGATAGTGCTGATGGACAGCTGGCAAGAATGACGGACAATAAAAGTCGCTTCGGTCGTATTTTGGATGGTTTTGCTGGAGATTTTTGGTTTGCTTCTATTCATATTGCGATCTGTTTACGCAGTATTAATGAAGGATGGCCACAATGGCTATGGGTATTCTGTGTACTTGCAGGTGTATCGCATATGCTTCAGTCGGCAATGGCTGATTATTATCGTAATGTACATTTGTATTTTATAAAAGGTAAAGCTGGAAGTGAGCTGGACAATACACGTGATTTGAGAGTTGACTATGATGCGTTGTCTTGGCGCAAGAATTTTTTCAGCAAATTTGTGTTGAATGGCTACATGGGCTATACACGTAACCAGGAAAAACTTTCTCCAAAATTGCAAAAACTGCTGCATATTGTTAAAAATCGGTATAAAGATGAATTACCGAAACAACTGATGGTCGATTTTAGAGCTCAGAATAAACCATTGATGAAGTATACAAATATTGTACAGTTCAATACACGAGTGATTTTCCTATTTGTTTGGTTGTTTATCGGTCAGCCTTGGATTTACTTTTTCTTTGACATGTTTGTCCTAAATCCGATATTGATATACATGTGTAACCGACAAGAAAAGGTGAGTGGTTATTTTGTTGATAAATTAACAAATGATCCAACCTATGGGTAG
- a CDS encoding NDP-sugar synthase — protein sequence MEFAIIAAGEGSRLRKEGFNLPKPLLPLHGVPLIERLIRVFVKEGAQRVHVIINKQSPELKLFLEKTTFELSIVLIEEDTASSLHSFALLVKNNPDWSSCCLTTTDTVFRPHEFHTYLEAFQQHQHADAFMAVTPFVDDESPLYVNTNSQLRVEAFLDTATAETKYVSGGIYCFRKAAMDCALSSVEAGNSRMRNFQRALLENDLQVEAFVFDKVVDIDHLKDRVVAEQFLSEEVS from the coding sequence ATGGAATTTGCAATTATAGCGGCGGGAGAAGGTTCTCGATTGCGAAAAGAGGGATTTAATTTACCGAAACCCTTGCTACCATTACATGGAGTTCCATTAATTGAGCGATTGATTCGCGTGTTTGTTAAAGAAGGGGCGCAAAGAGTTCATGTTATCATCAATAAACAATCTCCGGAGCTGAAATTGTTTTTGGAAAAAACAACGTTTGAATTATCTATTGTGCTAATAGAGGAAGATACTGCAAGTTCATTGCATAGTTTTGCCTTGCTTGTCAAAAATAACCCCGATTGGTCGTCCTGTTGTCTGACAACAACAGATACGGTTTTTAGACCACACGAATTTCATACCTATTTGGAAGCATTTCAGCAACATCAACATGCAGATGCTTTTATGGCAGTCACGCCTTTTGTCGACGATGAGAGTCCACTCTATGTGAACACAAATTCACAGCTTCGGGTGGAAGCTTTTTTGGATACAGCGACCGCAGAAACGAAGTATGTTTCTGGCGGAATTTATTGCTTCCGAAAAGCAGCTATGGATTGTGCATTAAGCTCCGTTGAAGCAGGTAATTCCAGAATGCGTAATTTTCAGCGTGCTTTATTGGAAAACGATTTACAAGTAGAAGCATTTGTATTTGACAAGGTAGTCGATATTGATCATTTAAAAGATCGTGTCGTCGCAGAACAATTTTTGAGTGAGGAGGTTAGTTAG
- a CDS encoding inositol-3-phosphate synthase, whose product MGQQVKDANGKLGILIPGLGAVATTLIAGVASINKGFSKPIGSVSQLSRIRLGKRTENRNPLIKDFVPLAKLEDVVFGGWDVYEDNVYEAASKAQVLEQGQLDAVKAELEAIQPMKAVFDRNFVKNLDGTHIKSEKTRRELADAVQRDIREFKEKNGLDRVVLVWCGSTERYIETNEAFSTLAKLEEALDNDDQRIPPSMIYCYAALKEGAPYVNGAPNLTCDVPAIVELAHENGVAIAGKDFKTGQTLMKTIVAPGLQARALGVEGWFSTNILGNRDGLVLDDPENFKTKEVSKLSVLEEILDAKKNPELYGDLYHKVRINYYPPHGDNKESWDNIDIFGWLGYKMQIKINFLCRDSILAAPVALDLALFIDLAQRAGMSGIQEWLSFYLKSPQTAPGLPPEHDIFKQLMKLQNTLRHIMGEDLITHLGLDYYQELVDSIQ is encoded by the coding sequence ATGGGACAACAAGTGAAAGATGCCAATGGAAAATTGGGTATTCTTATTCCGGGATTAGGTGCTGTGGCTACAACATTAATCGCTGGTGTGGCATCTATAAACAAAGGTTTTTCAAAACCAATCGGATCTGTTTCTCAATTGAGCAGAATCCGTCTGGGTAAACGCACTGAGAACAGAAATCCATTAATTAAAGATTTCGTCCCTTTAGCAAAATTGGAAGATGTTGTTTTTGGTGGATGGGACGTATATGAGGATAACGTATACGAGGCTGCATCAAAAGCACAGGTATTGGAGCAAGGCCAATTGGATGCTGTTAAGGCCGAATTGGAGGCAATCCAACCAATGAAAGCTGTGTTTGACCGTAATTTTGTGAAAAATTTGGACGGAACGCACATCAAATCTGAAAAAACTCGCCGTGAATTGGCAGATGCCGTGCAACGTGATATTCGTGAATTTAAAGAGAAAAACGGATTAGATCGTGTTGTATTGGTATGGTGTGGATCTACTGAGCGTTATATTGAAACAAACGAAGCTTTTTCAACTTTAGCTAAATTAGAGGAAGCATTAGACAATGATGATCAACGCATTCCACCAAGCATGATCTATTGTTATGCGGCATTGAAAGAGGGAGCTCCGTATGTAAATGGTGCACCAAATTTAACATGTGACGTTCCAGCTATTGTTGAGTTGGCGCATGAAAACGGTGTGGCAATTGCAGGTAAAGATTTTAAAACAGGTCAAACATTGATGAAAACAATTGTTGCACCTGGTCTTCAAGCGAGAGCTTTGGGTGTTGAAGGTTGGTTTTCGACGAATATCTTAGGTAACCGGGATGGATTAGTATTAGATGATCCTGAAAATTTCAAAACAAAAGAGGTCTCTAAATTATCGGTATTGGAAGAAATTCTGGATGCGAAAAAGAACCCTGAGTTATACGGTGATCTTTACCATAAAGTACGTATCAACTATTATCCTCCACACGGCGATAATAAAGAATCTTGGGATAACATCGATATCTTCGGTTGGTTGGGTTACAAAATGCAGATTAAGATCAATTTCTTGTGTCGCGATTCAATTTTAGCAGCTCCGGTTGCGTTGGATTTGGCTTTGTTTATTGATTTGGCTCAACGTGCGGGTATGTCGGGTATTCAAGAGTGGTTATCATTTTACTTGAAATCTCCTCAAACAGCTCCGGGATTACCTCCTGAACACGATATCTTCAAACAATTGATGAAATTGCAAAATACATTGCGTCACATTATGGGTGAAGATTTAATCACACATTTGGGATTGGATTATTACCAGGAGCTAGTAGATAGTATTCAATAA
- a CDS encoding CocE/NonD family hydrolase, which translates to MKNTISCLTLALLSASQLHAQTAADSAYVRDHYEKTEVAIPMRDGKKLFTAIYSPKDKSKKYPVLLNRTPYTVSPYGQNEYKKSLGNFPQMMHDGYIFVYQDVRGKWMSEGDFEDIRPTTYSKDKKAIDESTDTYDALEWLQKNLKNYNGKAGLYGISYPGFYSTVGLVKTHPSLKAVSPQAPVTDWYIGDDFHHNGVLFLQDAFTFMSTFGVPRPKPITPDQFKGKIQIKEADKYNFFAEAGTARELKEKYFGDSVQFWNDLFKHPDYDDFWKSRVITNSLQEVKPAVMVVGGFFDAEDAYGTFKTYRSIEDKSKKNNSILVAGPWYHGGWVRAEGNYLGDIQFEKKTSITYQEQFEQPFFKYYLKDEGNFAPSEANIFVSGSNEWKHFEQWPPKNVETKKLYFQPQGKLGFDKVQRTDSWDEYVTDPNKPVPHQGGLIQNRTREYMVDDQRFAASRPDVMVYETEPLTEDLTIVGPIKNFLKVSSTGTDADYVVKLIDVYPNDAASYQGKTMAGYQMMVRGEIMAGKYRNGFDKAQALTPGMVEKVNFEMPDVAHTFKKGHRIMVQVQNSWFPLAERNPQVFLPSYTATKADFRKATQRIFHDVNNATYIEFSVLKD; encoded by the coding sequence ATGAAAAATACAATTTCGTGCCTAACTTTAGCGCTTTTAAGCGCAAGCCAGTTACATGCTCAAACAGCTGCCGACTCGGCTTATGTTAGAGATCATTATGAAAAGACCGAAGTAGCAATCCCCATGCGAGATGGGAAAAAATTATTTACTGCGATCTACAGTCCAAAAGACAAATCCAAGAAATATCCAGTTTTGCTCAATAGAACGCCCTACACGGTTTCTCCTTATGGACAGAACGAATACAAAAAAAGCTTGGGAAACTTTCCCCAAATGATGCATGATGGCTATATTTTCGTTTACCAGGATGTCCGTGGCAAGTGGATGAGCGAAGGTGATTTTGAAGATATACGTCCGACCACGTACAGCAAAGATAAAAAAGCAATCGATGAAAGTACGGATACCTATGATGCGCTTGAATGGTTACAAAAAAATCTCAAAAACTATAATGGCAAAGCCGGGCTCTATGGGATTTCCTATCCAGGATTCTATTCTACCGTCGGATTGGTCAAAACACACCCGAGCTTGAAGGCAGTCTCCCCACAGGCTCCCGTAACAGACTGGTATATCGGCGACGACTTCCACCATAATGGCGTATTGTTTCTTCAGGATGCATTTACATTCATGTCAACCTTTGGTGTCCCTCGTCCAAAACCCATTACACCGGATCAATTTAAGGGCAAAATTCAGATTAAAGAAGCCGATAAATATAACTTTTTTGCAGAAGCAGGAACAGCACGGGAACTCAAAGAAAAATACTTTGGTGACTCCGTACAATTTTGGAATGACCTGTTTAAACATCCCGACTATGATGATTTTTGGAAATCGCGTGTGATCACCAATTCTTTACAGGAGGTAAAACCAGCTGTGATGGTGGTTGGTGGTTTCTTTGACGCGGAAGATGCTTATGGAACATTTAAGACCTACCGATCGATTGAGGATAAAAGCAAAAAAAACAACTCGATTTTAGTCGCGGGACCTTGGTATCATGGCGGCTGGGTTCGTGCAGAAGGAAACTATTTAGGTGATATCCAATTTGAGAAAAAAACCAGTATTACTTATCAGGAACAATTTGAACAACCGTTTTTCAAATATTACCTAAAAGATGAAGGAAACTTCGCCCCTTCCGAAGCTAACATTTTTGTCTCAGGCAGCAACGAATGGAAACATTTCGAACAATGGCCGCCAAAAAATGTAGAGACAAAAAAACTATACTTCCAACCTCAGGGGAAACTTGGATTTGACAAAGTTCAACGTACAGACTCCTGGGATGAATATGTAACAGACCCTAATAAACCTGTTCCGCATCAAGGTGGGTTAATTCAAAACCGAACACGGGAGTATATGGTAGATGATCAACGTTTCGCGGCTAGTCGCCCTGATGTCATGGTTTATGAAACAGAACCGTTGACCGAGGACCTGACGATAGTAGGCCCAATCAAAAACTTTCTCAAAGTCTCTTCAACAGGCACAGACGCGGACTATGTTGTCAAACTGATTGATGTATACCCGAACGATGCTGCAAGTTATCAAGGAAAAACAATGGCTGGATATCAAATGATGGTACGTGGTGAGATCATGGCGGGGAAATACCGAAATGGTTTCGATAAAGCGCAGGCCTTGACTCCAGGTATGGTCGAAAAGGTGAATTTTGAAATGCCAGACGTTGCGCATACCTTCAAAAAAGGACATCGCATTATGGTTCAGGTACAAAACTCATGGTTTCCGCTGGCAGAACGAAATCCACAGGTATTTTTACCGTCTTATACAGCCACCAAAGCTGATTTCCGTAAAGCTACCCAACGTATTTTTCACGATGTGAACAATGCCACATACATCGAATTTTCTGTCCTCAAAGATTAA
- a CDS encoding MFS transporter: MKKNIKVSTAISWTWLSILVVVMVSTNLRSPITAVGPVLGQISEDLQLNSFQSSLLTAIPLFMFASCSVAVSRYSHKLGMHRFLLFGLMLLSVGIVLRVWGNMPTLFVGSFLIGLGICVGNVVTPGYIKTSFPKQIGLMTGIFAVAMNLTAAFASGFSLRLGEWTGLGWQGSLGVWVILALLSLIVVFFDGLGRKKAQGTTENRQAASGIGHIFKSRLAWYISLFMGIQSLIYYSLISWLPKVLVDYGMPKEDTGWLLFLIQIAMIPIMFIGPILAHRMKDQRLMATAVAIGMLGSIFIFWHYKLQGIYVAAILLGLSNGLSFSLSILFFTLRARSTANAIKISGMAQSVGYFIAAFGPPVFGRLHEIDATWNYSFYFLAGSIVLLLFAGWKAGEDKYVAED, from the coding sequence ATGAAAAAAAATATAAAAGTATCCACAGCTATTTCTTGGACCTGGTTATCCATATTAGTTGTTGTTATGGTCTCAACCAATCTGCGGTCGCCAATTACAGCCGTTGGCCCTGTACTGGGGCAAATCAGTGAAGATTTACAATTAAATAGCTTTCAAAGCAGCCTATTGACGGCAATTCCCCTTTTTATGTTTGCGAGCTGTTCTGTCGCAGTAAGTCGATATTCGCATAAACTGGGCATGCATCGTTTTTTATTGTTTGGTTTAATGCTATTGAGTGTTGGGATTGTGCTTCGGGTCTGGGGCAATATGCCAACGCTGTTTGTGGGATCTTTTTTAATTGGACTTGGGATCTGTGTGGGCAATGTCGTTACACCTGGTTATATAAAAACCAGTTTTCCAAAGCAGATTGGGCTGATGACAGGGATTTTTGCGGTAGCAATGAATCTCACTGCTGCTTTCGCTTCGGGTTTTAGTTTACGATTGGGTGAATGGACCGGTCTTGGGTGGCAAGGCTCACTGGGTGTTTGGGTGATCTTAGCCTTGTTATCCCTTATTGTTGTTTTTTTTGATGGTTTAGGCCGAAAGAAAGCTCAAGGTACTACTGAAAATAGACAAGCGGCAAGTGGAATCGGGCATATCTTTAAGTCTAGATTGGCCTGGTATATCAGCCTATTCATGGGTATTCAGTCCCTGATTTACTACAGCTTGATTTCTTGGTTGCCCAAAGTATTGGTCGATTATGGTATGCCAAAGGAGGATACGGGCTGGTTGCTGTTTTTGATCCAAATTGCCATGATTCCCATTATGTTCATCGGACCTATTTTGGCTCATCGGATGAAGGATCAACGTTTAATGGCAACTGCTGTTGCGATAGGCATGCTTGGAAGTATCTTTATATTCTGGCATTACAAGCTTCAGGGAATTTATGTTGCCGCCATATTGTTGGGACTTTCCAATGGACTGTCTTTCAGTTTGTCTATTCTCTTCTTTACCCTGCGAGCTAGATCAACGGCAAATGCGATCAAAATATCGGGCATGGCGCAGTCTGTTGGCTATTTTATTGCGGCTTTTGGTCCGCCGGTCTTTGGTAGGCTGCACGAAATAGATGCTACCTGGAATTACTCGTTCTACTTTTTGGCGGGGAGTATCGTACTTTTATTGTTTGCAGGATGGAAGGCCGGCGAAGATAAGTATGTAGCGGAAGATTAA
- a CDS encoding AraC family transcriptional regulator, translating to MDQTNHTLTIERIQKSTFVWFEENWIHDNELHSHRKGQLIYVEQGFQYLTVAGKMYLLPQNHVAWIPSGALHKTNSHSERIKLMVLFFDTPQFDSAQDQLFFSQVQLFSAPKVLREMILYCEKWSKLIEADKHEKVFLGALLHELPYFAAQLLQLGITLPQENRLQAVLNHLHDHYTEACTLDEIALLSNLSLRTIERLFKKETGMTLAKYQQLLRIIKSLELLSTKQFTISQIAYKVGYKSVQAFTNSFYAVMKYRPSSFMVD from the coding sequence ATGGATCAAACAAATCATACATTGACAATTGAACGCATTCAGAAATCAACCTTTGTCTGGTTTGAAGAAAACTGGATACACGACAACGAGCTGCACAGTCATCGCAAAGGCCAGTTGATTTATGTCGAACAGGGTTTTCAATACCTTACCGTCGCAGGAAAAATGTATTTACTCCCCCAAAATCACGTTGCCTGGATTCCCTCTGGTGCATTACATAAAACCAACTCCCACTCTGAGCGCATCAAGCTTATGGTACTTTTTTTTGATACTCCACAATTTGACAGCGCACAAGACCAGTTGTTTTTCAGTCAGGTGCAGCTATTTTCTGCGCCTAAAGTATTACGGGAAATGATTTTGTATTGTGAAAAATGGTCGAAATTGATTGAAGCAGATAAACATGAAAAAGTTTTCTTGGGTGCTTTACTCCATGAACTGCCCTATTTCGCCGCACAATTGCTCCAACTTGGGATCACCCTTCCTCAGGAGAATAGACTTCAAGCCGTCTTAAATCACCTACATGACCATTACACAGAAGCCTGCACCTTAGACGAGATTGCCCTGTTGTCCAATCTTTCGCTCCGAACTATTGAGCGCCTTTTTAAAAAGGAAACCGGAATGACACTTGCAAAATATCAGCAGTTACTCCGCATTATCAAGAGTTTGGAACTTCTTAGCACAAAACAATTCACCATCTCCCAAATTGCATATAAAGTCGGTTATAAAAGCGTACAAGCGTTTACCAATAGCTTTTATGCTGTAATGAAATATAGACCTTCGAGCTTCATGGTGGACTAG
- a CDS encoding NYN domain-containing protein: MAEHGDLQIAILIDADNVSYRKIEEILNEVKRYGIPTIKRIYGDWTNHYVEKWKDKLLTHAITPIQQYSYTQGKNSTDSALIIDAMDILHSDRVGGFCIVSSDSDFTRLATRLRESGKLVIGIGEKKTPKPFIASCDKFIYVEIFEKNQKKEIVIKKKQLIQPKSAPVDNPASIAVLDEDTLELLKDTVDDTADENGWAFLGEIGSLFNKRKPDFDARNYGYDKMSHLFKAYKEDFEIEERNTDKSRIKHYYIRNIIKRPLSAVAPTPPIETTNKIIPAVAVNTTEKPANQNNRKKGRQEKKHQDKTVPLTTEKEVTQSAESQEQKTETTAPAAAILPTSMLFPSEGNKITADDVKKSQIRITKEFKPLFPTKSQKLRIMINAGEYECNFTYRGRGFHVLKLGKEAATQLGLIEGIQIQIVRLNEVSFSLQNKSA, translated from the coding sequence ATGGCAGAACATGGGGATTTGCAAATCGCAATACTAATCGATGCGGATAATGTATCTTATCGAAAGATCGAAGAGATTTTGAATGAAGTCAAAAGATACGGGATTCCAACCATCAAACGCATCTACGGAGACTGGACCAACCATTATGTTGAAAAATGGAAGGACAAACTTCTTACCCACGCGATTACCCCCATACAACAATACAGTTATACCCAAGGCAAAAATTCTACTGATTCCGCATTAATTATTGACGCCATGGATATTCTGCATTCAGACAGAGTGGGCGGATTTTGTATTGTATCGAGCGACAGCGACTTCACCCGCTTGGCCACGCGCCTCCGGGAATCAGGCAAACTTGTAATCGGTATAGGTGAGAAAAAGACACCTAAACCCTTTATCGCCTCTTGTGACAAGTTTATCTATGTGGAAATTTTCGAAAAAAATCAAAAGAAAGAAATAGTCATAAAGAAAAAACAGCTAATTCAACCCAAATCTGCCCCGGTTGACAACCCGGCAAGTATAGCGGTACTGGATGAAGACACCCTAGAACTTTTAAAAGACACTGTCGATGATACAGCTGATGAAAATGGCTGGGCTTTCCTAGGTGAAATCGGAAGTCTTTTCAATAAAAGGAAACCTGATTTTGATGCGCGAAATTACGGATACGACAAGATGTCCCACCTTTTTAAAGCCTACAAGGAAGATTTTGAAATTGAAGAGCGGAACACCGACAAATCCCGCATAAAACACTATTATATCCGTAATATCATTAAACGTCCTTTATCGGCTGTCGCACCTACTCCGCCGATAGAAACTACGAACAAAATTATTCCGGCCGTGGCTGTAAATACAACTGAAAAACCAGCGAATCAAAACAACAGAAAAAAAGGAAGACAGGAGAAAAAACATCAAGATAAAACAGTCCCTCTAACAACAGAAAAAGAGGTTACGCAAAGCGCAGAGTCACAGGAACAAAAAACAGAAACGACAGCCCCAGCAGCAGCTATTTTACCAACAAGCATGCTGTTTCCTTCTGAAGGCAACAAGATTACTGCAGATGATGTAAAAAAGTCACAAATAAGAATCACAAAAGAATTCAAACCTTTATTTCCGACCAAATCCCAAAAATTAAGGATTATGATCAATGCTGGAGAATACGAATGTAATTTTACCTATCGGGGCAGAGGTTTTCACGTCCTCAAATTAGGAAAAGAAGCGGCCACCCAACTAGGACTCATCGAGGGGATCCAAATACAAATTGTCAGACTAAACGAGGTTAGCTTTAGTCTCCAGAATAAATCTGCATAG
- a CDS encoding DUF2625 domain-containing protein, with translation MKSLKELIDTSNSGWKLVEGWLKEATNSYEVLPQNPKRADEELLRAQITTKSPMGAIIHRSGGILIDGGWLRILGSGSPKLNRGIMEWNKGKSFDKEGEKGGFLLIADDVLGGYFAINAGALGDAIGQVYYFAQDTLQWESLECGYSDFVFWALKGDIRQFYETFKWKDWSEDVKSLTGNQVFSFYPFLWTEEARDFRKVDRKPMAIDENYHFTMEFAGRR, from the coding sequence ATGAAAAGTCTAAAAGAACTGATTGATACAAGTAATTCGGGATGGAAGCTGGTTGAGGGCTGGTTGAAGGAAGCGACAAATTCATATGAAGTGCTTCCTCAAAACCCTAAGCGGGCCGATGAGGAACTTTTAAGGGCACAAATTACGACAAAATCTCCGATGGGAGCCATTATTCATCGGAGCGGTGGTATACTAATCGATGGTGGCTGGCTGCGGATTTTAGGCTCCGGTTCGCCAAAGTTGAACCGTGGAATTATGGAGTGGAATAAGGGCAAGAGTTTTGACAAGGAAGGCGAAAAAGGAGGATTTCTTCTTATAGCTGACGATGTTTTGGGTGGTTATTTTGCCATCAATGCCGGCGCTCTGGGAGATGCTATTGGACAGGTCTATTATTTTGCTCAAGATACCTTGCAATGGGAAAGTTTGGAATGTGGCTATTCGGACTTTGTTTTTTGGGCTTTGAAAGGGGATATCAGACAGTTTTATGAAACATTTAAATGGAAAGACTGGAGTGAAGACGTCAAATCCTTGACTGGTAATCAAGTTTTTTCGTTTTATCCTTTTCTATGGACTGAAGAAGCACGCGACTTTCGTAAAGTAGATCGCAAGCCAATGGCAATCGATGAGAACTACCACTTTACGATGGAATTTGCAGGAAGACGCTAA